The proteins below are encoded in one region of Neoasaia chiangmaiensis:
- a CDS encoding NtaA/DmoA family FMN-dependent monooxygenase (This protein belongs to a clade of FMN-dependent monooxygenases, within a broader family of flavin-dependent oxidoreductases, the luciferase-like monooxygenase (LMM) family, some of whose members use coenzyme F420 rather than FMN.), producing MPDAPILLSAFTMATVSHLNYGLWRHPDDQTHRYTDISYWVELAQFLEKSGFDCVFIADALGMIDVYGGSADASLRHGVQSPLIDPLLLVSAMAAATDRLGFGVTLSTTYEFPYIAARKFSTLDHLTHGRIGWNIVTSQQESAARNLGLDQQIPHDERYARAEEFMEVVYKLWQNSWEDDAVVRRTGPDGESVYTVPEKVHPIRHEGRYFRVPDGHVSAPSPQRVPLLLQAGASSSGSDFAARHAEVIFVVGAGARGVRDNVRRIRAKAEGFGRDPRSLKFLTAVAIVTGENDEEALDKLCEYQRYYDPTASIVHYASMTGVDWAATASDAVLHYRTTQASQSVLKQFDPEVSGRTWTLSEAANPKDGFGRATTFVGGPKTVADALEAWLSDTETDGINLIQLINPASYADFARYVMPELRARGRLRASDATTLRARIFPEHGSSRPRSDHPAARHAR from the coding sequence CATCTCTTATTGGGTCGAACTTGCGCAATTCCTGGAAAAATCCGGGTTCGATTGCGTGTTCATCGCTGATGCCCTCGGTATGATCGATGTCTATGGCGGTAGTGCGGATGCGTCGCTTCGGCATGGGGTGCAGTCTCCACTGATCGATCCGCTTCTTCTGGTTTCAGCAATGGCTGCGGCCACCGATCGCCTGGGCTTTGGCGTCACATTGTCGACGACATATGAATTTCCCTACATCGCAGCACGGAAATTTTCGACGCTCGACCATCTGACGCATGGCCGGATCGGCTGGAATATTGTGACATCGCAGCAGGAGAGCGCGGCACGCAACCTGGGTCTCGATCAGCAGATTCCGCACGACGAGCGTTACGCGCGGGCCGAGGAGTTTATGGAGGTCGTCTATAAACTCTGGCAGAATTCGTGGGAGGACGACGCTGTCGTGCGCCGCACCGGGCCGGATGGCGAAAGCGTTTATACCGTGCCCGAGAAGGTTCATCCGATCCGTCATGAAGGACGGTATTTCCGCGTGCCTGACGGTCATGTTTCCGCGCCCAGTCCCCAGCGTGTGCCCCTTCTTCTGCAAGCGGGCGCCTCCTCAAGTGGTTCCGACTTCGCGGCGCGCCATGCGGAGGTGATTTTTGTCGTGGGTGCTGGCGCCCGGGGCGTGCGCGACAACGTCCGGCGCATCCGAGCCAAGGCTGAAGGTTTTGGGCGAGACCCGCGCAGTCTGAAGTTCCTCACCGCCGTTGCGATCGTCACAGGCGAAAACGACGAAGAAGCGCTCGACAAGCTATGCGAATACCAGCGTTATTATGACCCGACGGCCTCCATCGTGCATTATGCCTCAATGACCGGCGTGGATTGGGCAGCGACCGCATCGGACGCCGTGCTGCATTATCGGACTACCCAGGCAAGTCAGTCCGTCCTGAAGCAGTTCGATCCGGAAGTCAGTGGCCGGACATGGACCTTGTCCGAAGCTGCCAATCCGAAGGACGGCTTCGGGCGCGCCACGACCTTTGTCGGCGGCCCGAAAACCGTTGCCGATGCACTTGAAGCCTGGCTTTCCGATACCGAGACGGATGGGATCAATCTCATCCAGCTCATCAACCCTGCGAGTTATGCCGACTTCGCCCGGTATGTGATGCCTGAACTTCGAGCCCGTGGACGGCTTCGTGCGTCGGACGCCACAACCCTGCGCGCGCGAATTTTTCCGGAGCATGGTTCGTCACGTCCACGTTCCGATCATCCGGCTGCCCGCCATGCCCGATAA
- a CDS encoding RbtT/DalT/CsbX family MFS transporter, with the protein MPRDFSFQYAGLLLFMIGDGIETGFLSPYLVHLGFGVRDVSLVFTIYGVAVAAAAWASGLLCDAFGPRRVILTGFGIWLLPQLVFLLIAVPHQSFWLVLMSYGIRGAGYPLLAYGILTLLMTEVRREARGLASGLFWFCFTAGLLTLGTLLAQISLPHLGEYRTLWAALIAVLGGGLLALVGLDRRGGSTTVSGEVGANGNIAARKRLSLSALVPLARLPRSVLLICVVRAINSSATHGIIVFLPLFFVQDAHMTTGEWLTFLEITYLANIIANAIVGAVSDRVSWTGIVIWVGGVGSAATCLLLYWVPHWYGGADPSLVYMTGALFGVALAGYVPLSALAPTLLPENPGLAMSFLNFGAGCSVWIGPLVVYLFLPALGTIGVIIIYSALFLLSSVLTLGISEPVHARRASITAPLKGIKS; encoded by the coding sequence TTGCCACGCGATTTCTCCTTTCAGTATGCCGGGTTGCTGCTCTTCATGATCGGCGATGGAATCGAGACGGGATTCCTGTCGCCTTATCTCGTTCATCTCGGCTTCGGCGTGCGCGATGTCTCGCTGGTGTTCACCATCTATGGCGTGGCCGTTGCGGCGGCGGCCTGGGCGTCGGGATTGTTGTGCGATGCGTTTGGTCCGCGCCGCGTAATCCTTACCGGTTTCGGCATCTGGCTCCTGCCGCAGCTGGTATTTCTGTTGATTGCCGTTCCCCATCAGTCTTTCTGGTTGGTTCTGATGAGTTACGGCATACGGGGGGCCGGGTATCCTCTGCTGGCATATGGCATCCTGACGCTCCTGATGACGGAAGTGCGTCGGGAGGCGAGGGGACTTGCATCCGGCTTGTTCTGGTTTTGCTTTACGGCCGGTTTGCTGACGCTCGGCACGTTGCTCGCGCAGATATCCCTGCCGCATCTGGGCGAGTATCGGACACTCTGGGCTGCACTTATCGCCGTATTGGGCGGCGGCCTTCTGGCGCTCGTTGGGCTTGATCGTCGCGGTGGCTCGACAACCGTATCGGGTGAGGTCGGCGCAAATGGTAATATCGCTGCGCGAAAACGCCTTTCGCTCTCGGCGCTCGTGCCGCTTGCGCGCCTGCCGCGGTCGGTTCTGCTGATCTGCGTGGTGCGGGCCATCAATTCCAGCGCAACGCACGGGATCATTGTTTTCCTGCCACTATTCTTCGTTCAGGATGCTCATATGACCACGGGGGAGTGGCTCACCTTCCTCGAAATCACCTATCTCGCGAATATCATTGCCAATGCGATCGTGGGCGCGGTGAGCGATCGCGTTTCCTGGACGGGGATCGTGATCTGGGTGGGCGGTGTTGGCAGTGCCGCAACGTGTCTGCTGCTTTACTGGGTACCGCACTGGTATGGGGGCGCCGATCCATCGCTCGTTTATATGACCGGCGCGCTCTTTGGCGTGGCACTTGCCGGTTATGTGCCGCTTTCGGCGCTTGCGCCAACTTTGCTGCCTGAAAATCCGGGGCTGGCGATGTCCTTTCTCAATTTCGGCGCGGGGTGCAGCGTCTGGATCGGCCCCTTGGTCGTCTATCTTTTCCTGCCAGCGCTCGGGACCATAGGGGTCATTATCATTTATTCGGCGCTCTTCCTTTTGAGCAGTGTCCTCACGCTTGGGATCAGCGAGCCTGTCCATGCCCGTCGCGCGTCCATCACCGCGCCACTCAAAGGAATAAAATCATGA
- a CDS encoding TauD/TfdA dioxygenase family protein: protein MTNTTAVQFGLEKVGARLGAVIHGMDARQSLDAEQQSFLRDALLRHKVIFLRHQHLDDAQHEILSRVFGEPIRHPTIPAPDGTDFIFDVKSRHGRSTDSWHTDVTFVPNYPKASILRAVQIPPYGGGTIWANTATAYDDLPEPLKALADTAWAIHSNDYDTNFHKHDARKEEIADFRAAFVSTIYRTEHPVVRVHPETGERTLVLGHFVVGLRGIPTRQANRIVEILQDYVTQIDNTVIWRWQPGDVAIWDNRATQHYAPADFDEEGRHLRRITVEGDIPVSIDGRQSRPF from the coding sequence ATGACGAACACAACAGCGGTACAGTTCGGGCTGGAGAAAGTCGGTGCCAGGCTCGGCGCGGTCATCCATGGGATGGATGCGCGTCAATCGCTTGACGCGGAACAGCAATCCTTCCTTCGCGACGCGCTCCTGCGTCACAAGGTGATTTTTCTCCGTCATCAACATCTCGACGATGCCCAGCATGAAATTCTGAGCCGCGTTTTCGGCGAGCCGATCCGTCATCCGACCATTCCTGCTCCGGATGGCACGGACTTTATTTTCGACGTCAAATCCCGCCATGGTCGCTCAACCGATTCCTGGCACACTGATGTAACGTTTGTGCCGAATTATCCCAAGGCCTCGATCCTGCGTGCCGTGCAGATTCCGCCGTATGGCGGCGGCACGATCTGGGCGAATACGGCGACGGCTTACGACGATCTTCCGGAACCGCTCAAGGCGTTGGCCGACACTGCCTGGGCGATTCACAGCAACGATTACGACACGAATTTTCATAAGCATGATGCGCGAAAGGAAGAGATTGCCGATTTTCGTGCGGCATTCGTCTCGACAATCTATCGTACTGAGCATCCGGTCGTGCGCGTGCATCCAGAGACTGGTGAACGTACGCTTGTGCTGGGTCACTTCGTCGTGGGACTGCGCGGCATTCCGACCCGTCAGGCCAATCGCATTGTTGAAATTCTTCAGGACTATGTCACGCAGATTGACAATACGGTCATCTGGCGCTGGCAGCCGGGTGACGTCGCGATCTGGGATAATCGTGCAACACAACACTATGCGCCCGCCGATTTTGACGAGGAAGGGCGGCATCTGCGGCGTATCACGGTCGAGGGCGATATTCCGGTTTCAATCGACGGACGTCAAAGCCGACCTTTCTGA
- a CDS encoding Gp49 family protein produces the protein MSCRTPPISRPSRLVGLSSTAWFKGRHPASRPTSRGGRAHLTPSHIDDTISAEFWGRASDLFRPHHPALECLTIGVVVLKNGFTLVGTSACASPENFDAEIGRKIALQNAREQIWQLEGYHLRSRLHEETEQ, from the coding sequence ATGTCCTGTCGGACTCCGCCTATCAGTCGGCCATCGCGACTGGTGGGACTTTCGTCAACGGCGTGGTTCAAGGGCAGGCATCCAGCCAGCAGGCCAACAAGTCGTGGCGGCAGGGCACACTTAACCCCGTCGCATATCGACGATACGATCTCAGCCGAGTTCTGGGGGCGCGCAAGCGACCTATTCCGCCCGCACCATCCGGCGCTCGAATGCCTGACAATCGGGGTGGTCGTTCTCAAGAATGGCTTCACGCTCGTCGGGACGTCAGCGTGTGCAAGCCCAGAGAACTTCGACGCCGAAATTGGCCGCAAGATCGCGCTACAGAATGCGCGCGAACAAATCTGGCAGTTGGAAGGATACCACCTTCGGAGCCGCCTTCATGAGGAAACGGAACAATGA
- a CDS encoding Gp138 family membrane-puncturing spike protein: protein MDIRERFFDKDQNLVDSLHGLQARMWTALPGVIQSVSFENGAPFASVQPAVKGRFVNDDLTIAWHDLPLLPHCPIHFARGGGFSLTFPVNEGDECLLVFASRSLDEWFRNGEAQPAYDLRQHDLSDGIALVGLTSAARPLANISQASAQLRSDDGQTVIDVKSGSITMTVGGCRMQLTSSGLAVTGGKITSDTDVQAGPISLTSHIHPGVQTGSGTTQKPE, encoded by the coding sequence ATGGATATCCGCGAGCGATTCTTCGACAAAGACCAAAATCTTGTCGACTCATTGCATGGCCTTCAGGCCCGCATGTGGACCGCCCTTCCCGGGGTCATACAAAGCGTCTCGTTCGAGAACGGCGCTCCGTTCGCTTCTGTGCAGCCTGCTGTCAAAGGAAGATTTGTCAACGACGACCTGACAATTGCTTGGCACGACCTGCCTCTTTTGCCTCATTGCCCAATTCACTTTGCGCGGGGCGGCGGCTTTTCACTGACATTCCCAGTCAATGAGGGGGACGAATGCTTGCTCGTCTTCGCATCCCGCTCGCTGGATGAATGGTTTAGAAATGGAGAGGCGCAGCCAGCCTACGACCTTCGCCAACACGACCTCTCAGACGGAATCGCCCTTGTCGGGCTGACCAGCGCCGCACGCCCGCTTGCAAACATCAGTCAGGCCAGTGCCCAGCTTCGCTCCGACGATGGCCAGACGGTCATCGACGTCAAAAGCGGCTCGATCACGATGACGGTGGGCGGATGCAGGATGCAACTGACGTCGTCGGGCCTGGCAGTAACGGGCGGAAAGATCACGTCGGACACTGACGTTCAGGCCGGACCGATCTCGCTCACCTCGCATATTCACCCCGGCGTGCAGACCGGCAGCGGGACCACCCAGAAACCGGAATAG
- a CDS encoding phage baseplate plug family protein → MATTFYEVPLSGAPQTFSASINGTTYNLRFTYQNVDQGGWVLDIADASGNAIVQGIPLVTGADLLAQYGYLGLGAGLFVTTDGDPDAVPTFDNLGTTSHLYVAITT, encoded by the coding sequence ATGGCGACAACCTTCTATGAAGTCCCGCTATCAGGCGCGCCGCAGACGTTCTCTGCCAGCATCAATGGCACGACATACAACCTGCGCTTCACTTACCAGAACGTGGACCAGGGCGGCTGGGTGCTCGACATCGCCGATGCGTCGGGAAACGCGATTGTCCAGGGCATCCCGCTTGTAACCGGCGCAGACCTACTGGCTCAGTATGGTTACCTCGGGCTTGGCGCCGGCTTGTTCGTCACGACGGACGGCGACCCCGATGCGGTGCCGACCTTCGACAATCTTGGCACCACCTCTCACCTTTATGTGGCGATAACTACGTGA
- a CDS encoding KilA-N domain-containing protein → MTLTIKRASSPATQNGPSVVGNELTILSTSIRQDAEGRYSLNDCHRASGGDPNKAPSEWVKNAQTKALVAELSQSGNFPSEQFQPLKVINGGKTPGTFGHRLLVYAYGEWISASFHLAVLDAFDAMVTGKIMLPKSRSRRPSPLSAFKTGHGIALLMGMDTTQAGLYGARYCEKKCGENPLEIMGITYQPAVEQVTYLLATEVGERLSLGSGRSAAMAANKLIFHHGYQEKDDRGHWQPTKKGAPFAKLDETNRQHSAGTAQAWHWHPSLVDALRADMATEGSVVPFAKTPEAVS, encoded by the coding sequence ATGACCCTTACTATCAAAAGAGCCTCGTCCCCGGCAACACAAAACGGACCGTCAGTTGTCGGCAACGAACTCACCATCCTATCGACCTCGATCCGACAGGATGCCGAAGGCCGCTATAGCTTAAACGATTGTCACAGAGCTTCCGGCGGCGATCCGAATAAAGCGCCTTCTGAATGGGTGAAGAACGCCCAGACAAAAGCTCTGGTGGCAGAATTGAGCCAGTCGGGGAATTTCCCGAGTGAGCAATTTCAACCACTTAAGGTCATCAATGGCGGGAAAACACCAGGAACGTTTGGACATCGTTTGCTCGTATATGCCTATGGTGAATGGATAAGCGCATCGTTCCACCTCGCTGTGCTGGACGCATTCGATGCGATGGTGACCGGCAAGATCATGTTGCCCAAGTCACGTTCCCGCCGCCCCAGCCCGCTGTCTGCCTTCAAGACTGGTCACGGCATTGCACTGCTGATGGGTATGGACACCACGCAGGCTGGCCTCTACGGCGCGCGCTATTGCGAAAAGAAATGCGGTGAGAACCCTCTCGAAATTATGGGTATTACCTATCAGCCGGCCGTCGAGCAGGTCACCTACCTTCTCGCAACTGAGGTTGGAGAGCGTTTAAGCCTCGGTTCCGGGCGCTCCGCCGCGATGGCTGCGAACAAGCTGATATTCCACCACGGCTACCAGGAAAAAGATGATCGTGGACATTGGCAGCCAACGAAGAAAGGTGCGCCATTTGCCAAGCTGGATGAGACCAATCGCCAGCACTCTGCAGGGACAGCGCAGGCGTGGCACTGGCATCCGAGCTTGGTTGACGCCCTCCGCGCAGACATGGCGACAGAAGGATCAGTGGTCCCTTTCGCCAAGACGCCGGAGGCAGTGTCATGA
- a CDS encoding superinfection immunity protein → MRGVNRLASVLVVNAFLGWTLIGWGCHPHSFGRSICICSRT, encoded by the coding sequence GTGAGAGGCGTCAATCGACTTGCATCTGTGCTCGTTGTGAATGCTTTCCTCGGCTGGACACTGATCGGCTGGGGCTGCCACCCGCACTCCTTCGGGAGATCAATCTGCATTTGCTCGCGAACTTGA
- a CDS encoding type II toxin-antitoxin system RelE/ParE family toxin has translation MPWVVEHTDEFEAWFDSLSEKEQEDVYASGLLLEERGPSLRFPMCSGVSGSRHDHMRELRIQSGGLPIRVFYAFDPRRAAILLIGGGKVGNDRFYSQMIPVADDLYDAHLSELRREKLI, from the coding sequence ATGCCGTGGGTCGTTGAGCACACTGACGAATTCGAGGCGTGGTTTGATTCGCTATCTGAGAAAGAACAGGAAGACGTCTACGCGTCAGGCCTGTTACTGGAGGAGCGCGGGCCAAGCCTGCGCTTTCCGATGTGTTCAGGTGTCAGCGGTTCCCGTCATGACCATATGCGTGAATTACGGATCCAGAGCGGCGGCCTACCTATCCGGGTATTCTACGCGTTCGATCCTCGCCGCGCCGCCATTCTGTTGATAGGGGGCGGAAAGGTAGGGAACGACCGCTTTTATAGCCAGATGATCCCGGTTGCCGATGATTTGTATGACGCGCATCTCTCCGAGTTAAGAAGGGAGAAGCTGATATGA
- a CDS encoding XRE family transcriptional regulator, with product MTKRKTLASLGAKLTPTARERASVKARAMSDAMDLAELRKAHVLSQKQIAELLGVNQASVAKMEKRADMYVSTLRSYIQAMGGELEIVARFPDHAVPIRSFAEIGQDEELCDA from the coding sequence ATGACCAAACGCAAGACACTCGCATCGCTCGGCGCGAAACTCACGCCGACAGCCCGCGAACGTGCGTCCGTCAAAGCCCGCGCGATGTCAGACGCCATGGACCTCGCAGAGCTTCGTAAAGCACATGTCCTGTCGCAGAAGCAGATTGCTGAACTTCTGGGCGTCAACCAAGCATCCGTCGCAAAGATGGAAAAGCGCGCAGACATGTATGTCAGCACCCTCCGAAGCTACATCCAGGCGATGGGCGGCGAGTTGGAGATCGTAGCGCGTTTTCCTGACCATGCGGTGCCCATTCGCAGCTTTGCCGAGATCGGGCAGGATGAGGAACTGTGCGACGCCTGA
- a CDS encoding phage tail tip lysozyme: MSREQMALNFFQKTLGLTREQAAGIVASGVQESGLNEGRRGDGGKAFGVFQWHQARADDILRRFGIDVRTAPFTEQLRAAALEMQQGGDPGARNALAMLRSAQDFAQSSSIFSDQFERPANRFGTEESNRAAIAADILSRNPSYATQNNDNSAIHNNATVNVTVHGNADKQGIKDGISDHAFKMPAQLELSYGWSNASMQALADVADDFADSSSLQNLGEGYVRKVYDALLALQKRRELCTIVTMKHLYKNMIITSVATETTPESAYSMFVTATCQEVLMARSVTANASASSNLSDASTQATPANTQSVLYMGTKQLTPVNDPSLSETYSKWAGMIGLK, translated from the coding sequence TTGTCGCGCGAGCAGATGGCGCTCAACTTCTTCCAGAAAACACTGGGCCTTACCCGGGAGCAAGCCGCGGGCATCGTTGCAAGCGGGGTCCAAGAGAGCGGCCTAAACGAAGGACGGCGCGGAGACGGCGGCAAGGCATTTGGCGTATTCCAATGGCATCAAGCGCGCGCCGACGATATTCTGCGTCGGTTCGGAATTGATGTGCGAACAGCGCCATTCACGGAGCAGTTGAGGGCTGCCGCTCTAGAAATGCAGCAGGGGGGAGACCCTGGCGCGCGTAACGCGCTCGCTATGCTGCGCAGCGCTCAAGACTTTGCTCAGTCCTCGTCGATTTTCAGCGACCAGTTCGAGCGGCCAGCCAATCGCTTCGGCACAGAAGAGTCCAACCGTGCCGCCATTGCAGCGGATATTCTTTCTCGCAATCCGTCCTACGCCACACAGAACAACGACAACTCGGCGATCCACAACAATGCCACCGTGAACGTCACCGTGCATGGCAATGCTGACAAGCAGGGCATCAAGGATGGGATATCTGACCACGCCTTCAAGATGCCAGCTCAACTTGAGCTATCGTACGGATGGTCAAACGCCAGCATGCAGGCGCTGGCGGATGTTGCCGACGACTTTGCTGACAGCAGTTCTCTGCAAAATCTTGGCGAGGGGTATGTCCGCAAAGTTTATGATGCATTGCTGGCACTTCAGAAGAGGCGAGAGCTATGCACGATCGTGACGATGAAACATCTCTACAAAAACATGATCATCACGAGCGTGGCCACCGAAACGACGCCCGAGAGTGCATATTCGATGTTCGTCACCGCAACCTGCCAAGAGGTGCTGATGGCAAGAAGTGTGACAGCGAATGCAAGCGCTTCATCGAACTTGTCAGACGCTTCTACTCAGGCAACGCCGGCCAACACCCAGTCAGTTTTATACATGGGTACAAAGCAACTCACGCCCGTGAACGACCCATCGTTAAGCGAAACCTACTCGAAATGGGCGGGCATGATAGGATTGAAGTGA
- a CDS encoding DUF2213 domain-containing protein, whose product MLKHISTLDFAPNRGADIYSVQRIGETRERLPDGSLLCRNVPIARLGQMTYDQSELPAEPAKDGTITVHRDAETLFHPDAISSFEGVPVTLNHPPGVMLNPDNYQAFSRGTLTHLRRGEGEHQDTLARPWPLGTRV is encoded by the coding sequence GTGCTCAAACATATCTCCACGCTGGACTTCGCGCCTAATCGTGGCGCGGATATCTATTCCGTGCAGAGAATAGGCGAAACGCGAGAGCGATTGCCAGATGGTTCTCTGCTCTGCCGCAATGTGCCGATCGCGCGACTGGGTCAGATGACCTACGACCAGAGCGAACTACCTGCAGAGCCTGCGAAGGACGGCACAATCACGGTTCACCGTGACGCCGAGACCCTGTTCCACCCGGATGCCATCTCCTCGTTTGAGGGGGTGCCCGTCACGCTCAATCACCCGCCGGGTGTGATGCTGAATCCGGACAACTACCAGGCATTTTCGCGCGGAACGCTGACACATCTCCGACGCGGCGAAGGCGAGCATCAGGACACGCTTGCGCGTCCTTGGCCCCTTGGGACTCGTGTATGA
- a CDS encoding minor capsid protein, which produces MRSGACALRAVCIARTETARASSVLTQVRAQAAGCTHFRWRSHRDTRTRASHRAMNGVICEYANPPVVDGQPLMPGGIYNCRCYQVPILDGDD; this is translated from the coding sequence ATTCGATCAGGCGCTTGTGCGCTTCGGGCGGTTTGCATCGCCCGTACCGAGACGGCGCGGGCGTCTTCAGTCCTCACTCAGGTTCGAGCGCAGGCGGCCGGGTGCACGCATTTCCGGTGGCGCAGTCATCGTGACACGCGGACGCGGGCCAGCCATCGAGCGATGAACGGCGTGATCTGTGAGTATGCCAATCCGCCGGTGGTAGATGGCCAGCCCCTTATGCCTGGGGGCATTTACAACTGCAGGTGCTACCAGGTGCCGATCCTTGACGGAGACGACTGA
- a CDS encoding tyrosine-type recombinase/integrase → MDQISQRQWNEYAATRVKKPNPRRKTLEGYEPTPVSSGTLRREFNVLRAALRQSWKDGNLVKPPVLEVPRDSAPRDKFLTKQEARRLLDACETPHVRIFVALAMFTGARKGSILALTWDRVHFDSGRVDFQEPGRTLTVKRRAVVPMAPALRKELEDAARFRTCDYVVEWNSKRVTYGLRWSFRKLCQRAGLSWMPTPHHFKHSVASWMAMNKVPIDQAADWLATDPKTLWNVYRKFDPSYLEEVTSTFDL, encoded by the coding sequence GTGGATCAGATCAGCCAACGGCAATGGAACGAATACGCAGCCACGCGCGTGAAAAAACCAAACCCGAGAAGAAAAACGCTCGAAGGATACGAGCCGACTCCCGTATCCTCGGGAACCCTGCGACGAGAGTTTAACGTTCTGCGCGCGGCTCTCCGTCAGTCATGGAAGGATGGCAATCTTGTAAAGCCGCCAGTTCTCGAGGTGCCGCGCGACAGTGCGCCACGCGACAAGTTCCTGACCAAACAGGAGGCGCGTCGGCTTCTTGATGCATGCGAAACGCCGCACGTGCGCATATTCGTCGCTCTCGCCATGTTCACCGGCGCGCGCAAGGGGTCGATCTTGGCTCTGACCTGGGACAGGGTGCACTTTGATTCCGGCCGCGTTGATTTTCAGGAGCCAGGACGGACCCTCACGGTAAAGCGCCGTGCTGTCGTGCCAATGGCGCCAGCGCTGCGAAAGGAACTGGAGGACGCTGCGCGATTTCGCACGTGCGATTACGTAGTGGAATGGAACAGCAAGCGCGTGACATACGGATTGCGTTGGTCGTTCCGCAAACTCTGCCAGAGAGCGGGTCTATCGTGGATGCCAACGCCTCATCATTTTAAGCATAGCGTGGCATCGTGGATGGCGATGAACAAAGTGCCGATCGACCAGGCGGCCGACTGGCTGGCGACCGATCCCAAGACATTGTGGAACGTCTACCGCAAATTCGACCCAAGCTATCTGGAGGAGGTAACATCGACGTTCGATCTATAG